The Leptospiraceae bacterium genome includes the window AACGCTTGTTTGCGATTCATCCTTGAGACACTTTCAATTGCAATTCCTCCAATTGCAATCATTAGGATAATTCCGTTTATCAGTGAAACAAGGATTGTTGTTTTTCTATATCCATAAGTAAATCTGTAATTGGGAAGTATTTTAGATAATTGAAATGCAATGAGTGATAAAAATAGACTAACAACATCACTGAGGTTATGGAATGCGTCTGAAATTAAACCAAGTGAACTCAAATAAAAACCAAATCCAAATTCAATAAAAACAAATAGAAGGTTTAGGACTATGCCTGCAATGAAAGCATGGTTCGTGAAATTCTTAGAGGAGTCAAAAGAATGATTGTGGTGGTGACCTTCCAATGTATTATCCTAAAATTTTTTATGTTAATAAATTAATTCATCTAATTCCATGGTTCTAAATGACTGAAAGATGAAAACAGGAATATTTTCTTTATTTTTTTTCTCTTCTAAGGATAAGAACTCTCCGTTGCGAATAAACTTAGGGAAGGGGTTTATTTTTTCTTCTCCTTTTTTTACGGAAATTATCATCCCGGAAAATTTTCCTGAAATCTCGTAAGCGCAGCCTTCTATTAAAGAAACAACTTTCTCTTCTGCTTCGTAATCAAATTTATTTCTTCTGTAAATATAATAGGCTTCATGTCTATTCCAGTCATAAAAAACTAAAAAGTCGTCTTTCTTCCCTTTATAAAACAATTTCATGGTTTCGGGGAAATTCACTGTACCGCTTAACTCATTTTTGTATTCTATAATTCTTTTTTCTTTTTTGGATATAAGTGAATCAAATTTTTCTTTTGCAAAAAATATGGAAGGTGAAGTAAATATTTCTAAAAATAGAATTAGGAGCAATGCTAAAAATTTATTTTTTTTCGGTAGTTCCATTGATTTCTTCGATTGCCTTCTTCGCGGCGGCTTGAACTTTTGGACTTGGGTCTCTTTTGGCTTTGTACTCCAATAACTCCAAGGCTTCCTTGCTTTTAATTTCCCCTAATTGTTTTATGGCTCGGATTCTCACATTTGTGTCATCATCCTTTGCATAAACAAACAATTCCTTTAAAATATCTTTATCACCAAGAAGTGCAAGCGCACTAATCCCGTAGATTTTTAAAGGAGAGTATTTTTTTATTTCAGCCTTACCTTTGACTTCTTTGATTTTTTTTAATATCTTTTTTAGTGGGGCGATTGAACTTTGAGAATTTATTTTTCCTAGAGAATTCATTGAATATGCGCGTATTACTATTTCTTCGTCTTCATTTTCAACTGCTTCTAATAATATTTTTTCAGAACGTAAATCTTTTATTTTTCCAAAAAACAAAACTATTTGGGCGCGAATGTCTGCGTTAGAAGTTTTATCGATAAATTTTGCTTCTAAAAATTGATATGCATTTTTACCACCGGGTAATTCTCCAAGAGTGGAAATAATCGAAGAAGTGAGGTTTGTATTTTTAGAAAAATCTTTTGATTTGAGTATATCTAAAAGATTTGTACACGCCTCATCAATTTTTAGTTTGTGGATTGCGTAAACTGCGGCTTCTTTTACATCATCCGATTCGTTTGATAATGAATTAATTATGGATTTATTTTCAGAGGTTAATTCAAGCTCAGAAATTGTTTTGATAGTTGCAATTTTTATTGAAATATCGGGGTCTTCATTCAACAACTCCGGTAAAACTTTATACAGATCAGAAGAATATTCTTTTGGAAAATTCCAAAGCTCACGGAGAGCTTCTTTTCTTTCTTTGGTACTTCCAAATTTTAAAATTTTTTCAAGAATTTCTTTTTTTTTAGTAAGCTGTTCAGGAGTTAACTTTTTTTCGTTAGGTTTCTTTATTTTTGAAATTTCTTTATTTTCACTGTCCTCTAAAGATTTTTCTGAATCTACTGCATCTTGTTTCTCGGGATTTTTTTGAGAAAAAGTGGGTAGAGAAATTCCAAAAAAAAATACAAAAATTACAAAAATTTTAGTTAGTCTGTAACTTGCGATTTTCTTCTTCAAGCTCTTCAATTTTGCGATTGAGTGCATTGAGCATGTGTTGATTTTCCAGATTTTGTCTGAATTTTTCAATAAGCTCCCGAATATCTTTTGAAAGGGAATCAATGTTCCAGGGCTTTTCAACATATCTATTCAACCCCCCGTAATTGATTGCATGGATAGCGGAATCAAGACCGGCTTGACCGGTAAGTAAAATTTTGATCGCATCCGGAAGTTTTCTGTGAATCTCCTCTAAAAATTTATCACCTTTCATTCCGGGCATAACTTGATCCGAAATTATCAACTCAATAACTTGTTTACTATCATGAACTTCGTCTATTAACGAAAGTGCATCTTCGGCACTTGTGGCAATTTCAATCTCATGCGTGCTGCCAAAGTGGTTTCTCAATTGCTCTTGAAGAGTTTCCAATACCGATACTTCATCATCGACACAAATAATATAACCTTTATCCATGAAATTCACTCCTGCTTTAAAAAAATGCAAATTTAGACTTTTGTGTCATTTTAATTTCAAATTACCAAAATTGTCAAGACTTGAACACAAAATTTTTAAAATATTTTTAATAGGGACTTTAAATTATTTGTTTTCTTATTGTAAATTTAGGAAAAAATTATATATTCCTATAGTGAATTTTATGTTTTTAAAAGAGGAAATTATTTGAAATATTATTTATTTGATAAATTTGGTTTAAAAGATGATAAAAGATTCTGTTTTTGTATAAAAAATAACGTATAATAAATATATGGTCATTCGTATTCAAGACTTAAAAGTAAATGAAAATTGTGAAAATTCTCCAAAATAAAAATTTCCTATTTTGGGTAATTACATCTATAATCCTTATTTTGGGGTTGTATCAATTTTTTTTAATGCAAAAAAATTTAATAAAAGAGTCAAGGAGTCATATACAAAAAGACTTCCCGGCTTTTTTTATTGCAGCTAAACTCGCAAATAAAAAACAAAATATTTATAGTTTGGAGAAAATAAAAGAATCGGCAGACGAGAATCAAATCCCTTATACAGAATACAGGGCTAATTTATACCCCCCACCTTTTTCGTTATTAATCAGTATTTTCTCTGGTTTGAATTTGTATAAAGCTCAAGAATATTTTGTTATACTGAAAATTTTTATTTTGATAGTTTTATCGCTCTTGGTTCCGGCTATGATATTAAATTCATCTTTCTATAAAAGCACATTTTCTGTGAATGAACGCTATTTATATACATTGCTTATTTTTGGTTTGAGTTTAAATTTTTTTGCTCTAAACAATGGGATAGTTTCAGATATGCGTGATGGACAGATGAATATATTAACAGGATTTCTTGTGTTTTTATCGTTTGCGTTTGAAGTCAGGTTTCCGGTGGTATCAGGATTTTTTATTGCACTTGGTGGAAGTATAAAGCTC containing:
- a CDS encoding HEAT repeat domain-containing protein, whose product is MKKKIASYRLTKIFVIFVFFFGISLPTFSQKNPEKQDAVDSEKSLEDSENKEISKIKKPNEKKLTPEQLTKKKEILEKILKFGSTKERKEALRELWNFPKEYSSDLYKVLPELLNEDPDISIKIATIKTISELELTSENKSIINSLSNESDDVKEAAVYAIHKLKIDEACTNLLDILKSKDFSKNTNLTSSIISTLGELPGGKNAYQFLEAKFIDKTSNADIRAQIVLFFGKIKDLRSEKILLEAVENEDEEIVIRAYSMNSLGKINSQSSIAPLKKILKKIKEVKGKAEIKKYSPLKIYGISALALLGDKDILKELFVYAKDDDTNVRIRAIKQLGEIKSKEALELLEYKAKRDPSPKVQAAAKKAIEEINGTTEKK
- a CDS encoding response regulator gives rise to the protein MDKGYIICVDDEVSVLETLQEQLRNHFGSTHEIEIATSAEDALSLIDEVHDSKQVIELIISDQVMPGMKGDKFLEEIHRKLPDAIKILLTGQAGLDSAIHAINYGGLNRYVEKPWNIDSLSKDIRELIEKFRQNLENQHMLNALNRKIEELEEENRKLQTN